The Drosophila biarmipes strain raj3 unplaced genomic scaffold, RU_DBia_V1.1 ptg000015l, whole genome shotgun sequence genomic interval AACAGCAGTACAAAAATGGCTATAAATCCCAGATACTTTGCTATAAGAAAtgcttttttttagaaaatcaaaaatgcaatacaataaacaaaaagtaaatcgTCATTAAGTAATTTTACAAACTCTCGTGCTTATATagataattaaatatacagaaaatatattttgatctGATTAGCTAAAATTTAACTCATctgaaaaaaaactatatattttttggatattttttttttggtttttcgaatttctaaaatgtattttaataataatggtCTTGGAGGGggtttcacatttttttcaagTATCCGCTTACACAACACAtccctgcaagcattttctatcgcggaagacacttTAAAGTGAtttctagaagatgaaaactatcgtccgcgatatcgcattcggatcgcggaagtcactcgcgtcgggaagaaatctgccacttcggcgacacttcgggaagtcacttcggcgactcttcttgaattttcagaaataaagggtaacggcacttatcgtgtcctcctttttcccagtaactttgtttttgtgtcgtctaactatcgtccagaagtgtctcagaagttacttcttcgcgatcgcgaccctttttgtttttgtaaaatgtgcgctatcgcctttctatcgctcagaagtgacttagaagttacatcaacgcgatatatgtatatttagtttttgtaaaatgtgttatatcgtctaactatcgtccagaagtgtatCAGAAGACACTTCTTCGAGATCGAAATGTGCGCTATCGCCTTTCtctcttccagaagtgacttagaatgAATGAACCTGGAATGGAGATTCTACCGGGCGGACGCCTTTCAATCCTTCGTATCGTCGGATGAAGAAGTCTCATGTCAATCCCCGCTACTCTTCGTCTGATGACGGGTAGTAGGGATTTTGCCCTAAAAAATTGATGGCATCCGAGTCATACCCGCTGATGGCGTCGTTATCAATTTCTTGTGCCGCGCCAGCGGCCGCTGTGGTGTACGTATCACCAGTTTTGTCAGCGCTCTGGGCAATGTGATTTACCCTTTGCCTTTTTGTGGGCGCATTTTATCGGACGCCTATTCTTCCTTCCGGCTTCCTATTCTGGTATGCCTTAATCTGTGGGGCTTCCGCTTGGGTGGGAGCGATTTGTATCGAATTAACCTGGTCGGTCAGCTGCTGTAAGGCTTGGCGTAGTTCGTTTTCCCTACGCTGGCTCTCCCGGGTTGCCTCAAGAACGGCATGGGCAACGGTCGCCTGTCATTTGCTTCACACTAAAAGGCGCGTACGCTTTTCGGTGTAGAAGTTCCGGCTGGGACTTCGGTCTTAGAATTAGAGCCGCTGGAGGATTGTTTATTATTCTGAAGAATAAAGGCATACTCAAGCTGTATGCTTGTGCAGGCAGCTGGCCTGTCAAGGGGGACGCGGGGGCTGAGTCGCCGCTTTGGCCACGATGGATGGGGCTGTTCAAACTGAGTTGTTGCCTTGCCAGGCAGTGACAAGGTGAGGGGTGGGCGGGTAATTAGCCTCCGCTATGGCAAACcaagaaaacgaaaaacaacaaTTGTCAGCCAAATGCATGCGCGACAGTATCGGGTTCGCGGATGTGGAGTGGGGAGACAATAAAACCAACAAGACTGCGAAGATAACGTCGAGAATACGAAATATTCGGTTGGgatatttaaagtttgtaaTTGTTTCTTTATGGCTGCACTAAAATATTGGTTTAATACGCAATAATCTTTAGTAATATTGCCaccattaataatatatttagtcaatatatatttatttaataggacttaaaaatgttatattctttttcttttattaaaaaaaaattgtaaatttcaaTCAATTAATGAGAGTAAATTTACGAAGTTGATATGAAATGTTAATAATGGAACTGCATAAATTTCTGGCAGTGTATTTATGCAGATAGAGGGCATGTGCGAATGAAACTGCTCACTTACATGATTCCCTGAGCGccaattaaatgataaagatATTCCCCCAGTGGATGTGAGCGTGAACGCATGCAGCCTTCCAGTTGAAGGGGATATTCAAATGCTGCCCTTAGGCTCGTGGGCGCAGGTCGACACCGAGCGGTGGCGGTAACTAAGAAGCGGCCGGGTAGCTGGTCGCTGGCAAGTTTGTGGGCGCGGGGGAGTTGTTCCTCGCTGCCGCTCACCGTTCCTCTTGGCCGACTGCCCACTGGTCATCTAATGTAAAATTAGGATGATTATGTTGGGAGAAAACTATACTCTTTTTCCagctggcctagagactcagtcaggATAGAAAGGATATGCTGTGTTAGCCGGCTATGCATGGGCATCCGGCCAGATGCTGTGTCAGCAATTTGGCCGGAGCGAGCTGTCGAAGGATCGGTCATTGCCGTCGCTCGGTTAACTTAGTTAACTTGTATTCCTAGCAATGCCATTCGGGTGGAAGAACGCGTAGTCAGTTTTTTAACGAGCCATAGTCCAAGCCTTAGGGGATATGGTCAATTCCTATGCGGTGATCTACATAGGTGATGATTGTTGCAAATTCTAAAGAGGAAGCACACGAGAGGCTGGAAGGGCTGTTAAGTGTGCTGTTAAAGTCAGGGTTTTCTttcaatgtaaaaaaatgtcaattcttACACACAGAGATAGAAAATTTGGGTTTTGTCATAAAGGATGGTGAACTAAAGCCCAAACCCCTGAAAAATCCTATGCCTATCCGAACTCCCTAAACCAGCTTGAGTATCACAGATTAGACACTTTATTGGCCTAGCTTTCTATTTCAGTCAATTTGTTCCCTGGTTTTCGGAAGAAATGAAGCCGCTATACCAACTAACTTCAAAATCAACTGAATTCGAGTGGAAGGAACAACATAaggaagttcttaaaaaaatcatcAAAGTGCTAACAAGTGACCCTGTactaattatttttgatcCCAAATTTTCAATCGAGTTACATACGGATGCAAGCGCCAATGGTTATGGCGCTATGCTGATTCATAAGATAGATAGGATTGTTGAATGTTACAGCAAATGCACTACGTTAGAGGAATCCAAATACCACTAGTATGAGCTCGAAACATTGGCTGTGCTTAATCACATCAAACACTTCCGCCATTACTTAAGTGGTAGAAAGTTTGCGGTGAACACAGATTGTCGAGAAAATGCGGTATTGACCCCGGAAATGCATCGATGGTGGTCATTCATGCAGTCTTTCGAATTCCAGGTAGAATATCGTAAGGGGAGCCAAATGGCTCATGTTTATTGACAAGTGCTTTGTCCACACCTTGATAAAGCCTGTGACCGGCATTCAGGCCTGCACTTGAGTAGATCATAAAAAGAATTGGTTTGCCTGAGCGACAATAACATATTTTACTGCATAAGCTTTGACTTACCCATACAGAAAACAGCCAgtcgttttttttaaattttggcaACAGATCTTAAGCCTAAAGCCATTGGGCGATTGCGACACAATGTAGGTGTCTTGCGTTTTGAAAAAAGCCAGCTAAATTTCATTCAGCAAAAGTTACAGAAGGAGTACGTTAAGCAAAATCTAATTTCTGTAAGTAAAGGTATCATCATATTCAGCGCGCCAATTGCGATCTTTGACAAGGCGGCCGTGCATCTGAAGCTGGCACAAGATCACGGCTCTGGCAAAAATTCCATTTATGCCGTGTTTAAGTTTATACCTAATTACAGTCAGCTCTTATTGCATAGTACTCATTGGAAAGTTTTGATATTACATGACAATCGGGTCCACGCTTTCCTGTTGCCAACAGAAAATCtcgtaaaaaaaaagtgtcgCATGGTGGTATCTTTCAGAAAACTGAGAAACGAACATCTgccttattttaaattaaagctgGTGGGTTTCATTAAAGCTCATAGCAAAATGTTTGCTATACTATTACCATTATCAGCAGAAAAAAGTGGATCTACTTATTGTGCTATATTTAGTGCAAGTTCAGCTGCTGGAAACTTACAAGATAATCAAATGCAGCATATAAGGAACTATGTGGTCCGAAAGTGAGACAGGCTATTGGGAAAGCagattatttcaaaattttacgAATAGCGTCAATATTGCTCTTTTCTAGTTTCGTTAACGAGAACACTCAAGAATTGTACTTTAAAGACGAAAAGCTGCACCACTGTGcaacgaaaaataatttatgcgGAACATTGGAAAGTAGAGATGCTTCAGCGATATACTATTTCAAGAAACATATAATATCAAACACGGCAAAACTGGATATAGAAGATTCACTaaagtataatgattttacttttgataaaataatgGTATGGATAAAATTAGTtctagttttatttaatatttattttgtaacacAAATTTCAGACTGAAACTGAGCTGTTGTACGGTTTGAATTGCTACGACGTTTTGAACAGCAGTACAAAAATGGCTATAAATCCCAGATACTTAGCtataagaaatgtttttttttagaaaatcaaaaatgcaatacaaaaaacaaaaagtaaatcgTCATTAAGTAATTTTACAAACTCTCGTGCTTATATagataattaaatatacagaaaatatattttgatctGATTAGCTAAAATTAAACTCATctgaaaaaaaactatatattttttggataatttttttttggtttttcgaatttctaaaatgtattttaataataatggtCTTGGAGGGggtttcacatttttttcaagtttCCGTTTACACAACACAtccctgcaagcattttctatcgcggaagacacttttaagtgatttctagaagatgaaaactatcgtccgcgaaatcgcattcggatcgcggaagtcactcccgtcgggaagaaatctgccacttcggcgacacttcgggaagtcacttcggcgactcttcttgaattttcagaaataaatgaattttcacttatcgtgtcctcctttttcccagtaactttgtttttgtgtcgtctaactatcgtccagaagtgtctcagaagttacttcttcgcgatcgcgaccctttttgtttttgtaaaatgtgcgctatcgcctttctatcgctcagaagtgacttagaagttacttcaacgcgatatatgtatattttgtttttgtaaaatgtgttatatcgtctaactatcgtccagaagtgtatCAGAAGACACTTCTTCGAGATCGAAATGTGCGCTATCGCCTTTCtctcttccagaagtgacttagaatgAATGAACCTGGAATGGAGATTCTACCGGGCGGACGCCTTTCAATCCTTCGTATCGTCGAATGAAGAAGTCTCACGTCAATCCCCGCTACTCTTCGTCTGATGACGGGTAGTAGGGATTTTGCCCTAAAAAATTGATGGCATCCGAGTCAGCGCTCTGGGCAATGTGATTTACCCTTTGCCTTTTTGTGGGCGCATTTTATCGGACGCCTATTCTTCCTTCCGGCTTCCTATTCTGGTATGCCTTAATCTGTGGGGCTTCCGCTTGGGTGGGAGCGATTTGTATCGAATTAACCTGGTCGGTCAGCTGCTGTAAGGCTTGGCGTAGTTCGTTTTCCCTACGCTGGCTCTCCCGGGTTGCCTCAAGAACGGCATGGGCAACGGTCGCCTGTCATTTGCTTCACACTAAAAGGCGCGTACGCTTTTCGGTGTAGAAGTTCCGGCTGGGACTTCGGTCTTAGAATTAGAGCCGCTGGAGGATTGTTTATTATTCTGAAGAATAAAGGCATACTC includes:
- the LOC108024369 gene encoding uncharacterized protein LOC108024369 isoform X27, with product MWTPCICSACRFVNENTQELYFKDEKLHHCATKNNLCGTLESRDASAIYYFKKHIISNTAKLDIEDSLKYNDFTFDKIMTETELLYGLNCYDVLNSSTKMAINPRYFAIRNAFF